The proteins below are encoded in one region of Apium graveolens cultivar Ventura chromosome 4, ASM990537v1, whole genome shotgun sequence:
- the LOC141716988 gene encoding LOB domain-containing protein 10-like, protein MSSSNSPCAACKLLRRKCTQECVFAPYFPPDQPQKFANVHKVFGASNVAKLLNDLPAVQREDAVNSLAYEADARLRDPIYGCVGLISILQHKLKQVQMDLFTAKKELSTYIGPSAMLPILPAPGNFIPPYQQQPSQMMPYSMQPSQMMGGSPHNHVTQQQHNYQQIMEAQQVAAVVAAAREQEMLRNYEQQQAVLTQQQGRQSDPTRYDVTGQGLDHIQGAVFSHMSVSDGMTPALVLGSFEGPYQARQHTTNDQPHHQLQATQTFLEEQQQHGLALAQPQQLEPTQQQQGLALAQPRQLDRQQPQQQQLPPQQHRNGSEEED, encoded by the coding sequence ATGtcatcatcaaactctccatgTGCAGCTTGCAAGTTACTCCGGAGAAAATGCACACAAGAATGTGTATTCGCACCCTATTTCCCACCGGATCAACCTCAAAAGTTTGCTAATGTTCACAAGGTGTTTGGTGCAAGCAATGTGGCCAAACTGCTCAATGATTTACCTGCAGTACAACGAGAAGACGCTGTCAACTCTCTGGCCTATGAGGCTGATGCTCGCCTCCGGGACCCTATTTACGGATGTGTGGGATTAATCTCTATCCTCCAGCACAAGCTGAAGCAGGTTCAGATGGACTTGTTTACTGCCAAGAAAGAATTATCAACATACATCGGGCCTTCTGCAATGTTGCCTATACTCCCAGCTCCAGGAAATTTCATTCCCCCGTACCAGCAACAACCGTCTCAGATGATGCCATACAGTATGCAACCATCTCAAATGATGGGCGGGTCTCCACATAATCATGTGACCCAACAGCAGCACAACTATCAACAAATCATGGAGGCTCAGCAAGTAGCTGCAGTGGTGGCAGCTGCTAGAGAACAGGAAATGTTGAGGAATTATGAGCAGCAACAGGCGGTCTTAACACAACAGCAAGGACGTCAGTCTGACCCTACGAGGTATGATGTGACAGGCCAGGGCCTAGACCATATTCAGGGTGCTGTGTTCAGTCACATGAGTGTTTCAGACGGCATGACGCCTGCATTGGTTTTGGGTTCTTTTGAAGGTCCTTATCAGGCTCGGCAACATACAACAAATGATCAGCCTCATCATCAACTTCAGGCCACACAAACTTTTCTTGAGGAGCAGCAGCAGCATGGTTTGGCACTGGCACAACCCCAACAGTTGGAACCAACACAGCAGCAGCAAGGTTTGGCATTGGCGCAGCCCCGGCAGTTGGATCGGCAACAGCCGCAGCAGCAGCAGCTTCCGCCTCAGCAGCATAGAAATGGAAGTGAAGAGGAGGATTGA